In one window of Corallococcus macrosporus DNA:
- a CDS encoding penicillin-binding transpeptidase domain-containing protein gives MTKRRLLAALPLFPLTLLLGASAPGTDVPPAPSAAAQSDAQTLAQAVTALGTDAGPVGARTLVEKVEAEQRAQAAAQDAGTATSVAQAPAAAPSTSGATASQAPAASAANGATASQAPASPALAGAEATSAGQGTDTRPVDARALAEALAAKDTAALEPGMVPPMPVPSREKAPPFAKLQGLPRAQDLVARAKLEGNKLVVKGGKSAPDQVLTIDPGLQASLTKIMQNYQVPYGAAVVLEPSTGRVLAMAEHSEAKPELRGLPVRAVYPAASIFKIVTGSALLEAGVSPDTEACFHGGKRRLNERQLEDTERDGACYSLALAMGKSANVIFAKMTSKHLSADALKRMAARLRFNREIPFAQPLDVSLAYIPEDGFALANTGAGFGDVYLSPLHGALLAAVAANDGRWVDPVLVEPEPFMPLPEPEPVLTPTAAHELTRMLEETVTHGTARGVFRERGFQVKDAVGKTGTLADREPFRDYSWFVGFAPKDNPRVAVAALIVNDPKWRIRGSYLGREALRLALERIPAPVELTAPAGAAGKH, from the coding sequence ATGACGAAGCGCCGCCTCCTCGCCGCCCTGCCGCTGTTCCCCCTCACGCTGCTCCTGGGCGCCTCCGCGCCGGGGACGGACGTGCCCCCCGCGCCGTCAGCCGCCGCCCAGTCCGATGCCCAGACGCTGGCGCAAGCGGTGACGGCGCTCGGCACGGACGCGGGCCCGGTTGGCGCCCGCACGCTGGTGGAGAAGGTGGAGGCCGAGCAGCGTGCCCAGGCGGCTGCGCAGGACGCCGGGACCGCCACGAGCGTCGCGCAGGCTCCTGCGGCCGCTCCGTCCACGAGCGGCGCCACGGCCTCGCAGGCCCCCGCCGCTTCGGCCGCGAACGGCGCGACCGCGTCGCAGGCTCCGGCCTCGCCCGCGCTCGCGGGTGCGGAGGCGACCTCCGCCGGGCAGGGCACGGACACGCGTCCGGTGGATGCCCGCGCGCTGGCGGAGGCGCTGGCCGCGAAGGACACTGCCGCGCTGGAGCCCGGCATGGTGCCTCCGATGCCGGTGCCCTCGCGGGAGAAGGCGCCGCCGTTCGCGAAGCTCCAGGGGCTGCCCCGCGCGCAGGACCTGGTGGCCCGCGCGAAGCTGGAGGGCAACAAGCTGGTGGTGAAGGGCGGCAAGAGCGCGCCGGATCAGGTGCTCACCATCGACCCGGGCCTCCAGGCATCGCTCACGAAGATCATGCAGAACTACCAGGTGCCCTACGGCGCCGCGGTGGTGCTGGAGCCCTCCACGGGCCGCGTCCTCGCGATGGCGGAGCACTCGGAGGCGAAGCCGGAGCTGCGCGGGCTGCCCGTGCGCGCGGTGTACCCGGCCGCGAGCATCTTCAAGATCGTCACCGGCAGCGCGCTGCTGGAGGCCGGCGTGTCACCCGACACCGAGGCGTGCTTCCACGGCGGCAAGCGCCGGCTGAACGAGCGGCAGTTGGAGGACACCGAGCGCGACGGCGCCTGCTATTCGCTGGCCCTGGCCATGGGCAAGAGCGCCAACGTCATCTTCGCCAAGATGACCAGCAAGCACCTCTCCGCGGACGCCCTCAAGCGCATGGCGGCGCGCCTGCGCTTCAACCGCGAGATTCCCTTCGCCCAGCCGCTGGACGTGTCGCTCGCGTACATCCCGGAGGACGGCTTCGCGCTCGCCAACACCGGCGCGGGCTTTGGCGACGTGTACCTGTCCCCGCTGCACGGCGCGCTCCTGGCCGCCGTCGCCGCCAACGACGGCCGCTGGGTGGACCCCGTGCTGGTGGAGCCGGAGCCCTTCATGCCCCTGCCGGAGCCGGAGCCCGTGCTCACGCCCACCGCCGCGCACGAGCTGACGCGGATGCTGGAGGAGACCGTCACCCACGGCACCGCGCGCGGCGTCTTCCGCGAGCGCGGCTTCCAGGTGAAGGACGCCGTGGGCAAGACGGGCACGCTCGCGGACCGCGAGCCCTTCCGGGACTACTCGTGGTTCGTCGGCTTCGCGCCCAAGGACAACCCGCGCGTGGCCGTGGCCGCCCTCATCGTGAACGACCCCAAGTGGCGCATCCGCGGCTCCTATCTGGGCCGCGAGGCCCTGCGCCTGGCGCTGGAGCGCATCCCCGCGCCGGTGGAGCTGACGGCCCCCGCGGGCGCCGCCGGCAAGCACTGA
- a CDS encoding DUF4388 domain-containing protein: MRGVCGDFSTMPLKDLVVHLGNRRATGTLNVERGDVRKQLLLRDGHVITASSNQPREYFGQFLINQGHLTEDQLERAFATQAETHILLGKILIMTGTVTEATVRTTLSHKFREMLLDAFTWEEGGFDFRATDAAPELEGLDVSVDLLDVSREGEFRETAWQAIRAVFPSGGVRLEVDERKLTDRKAGSMDERIVQLAKDGLSIDGIALALHATDFFLYQRLYALYRQDALRVSDEAPLPAPEPGSHTVVVVEDDDDDLNAGGVIGSESSSDEVLQAAQLFLDAGNLRDGEALVRRAHEIAPTEHTAKLLRDAEGRLLAELRKALMEPSRVPALMVTPAHLKTLPLTSPERYLLSRIDGRRDVAAIVHVSPLQELEALKFFQGFVDTGLVKLTPRPLS; encoded by the coding sequence ATGCGCGGCGTGTGTGGTGATTTTTCGACGATGCCCCTCAAGGACCTGGTCGTCCACCTCGGGAATCGCCGGGCCACCGGCACCCTGAACGTGGAGCGGGGAGACGTGCGCAAGCAGCTCCTGCTTCGCGACGGGCACGTCATCACCGCCAGCTCCAACCAGCCGCGCGAGTACTTCGGCCAGTTCCTCATCAACCAGGGGCACCTGACGGAGGACCAGCTGGAGCGCGCGTTCGCCACGCAGGCGGAGACGCACATCCTGCTGGGGAAGATCCTCATCATGACGGGCACGGTGACGGAAGCCACCGTGCGCACCACGCTCTCCCACAAGTTCCGGGAGATGCTGCTGGACGCCTTCACCTGGGAGGAAGGCGGCTTCGACTTCCGCGCCACGGACGCCGCGCCGGAGCTGGAGGGCCTGGACGTCAGCGTGGACCTGCTGGACGTCAGCCGCGAGGGCGAGTTCCGCGAGACGGCGTGGCAGGCCATCCGCGCGGTGTTCCCTTCCGGCGGCGTGCGCCTGGAGGTGGACGAGCGCAAGCTGACGGACCGCAAGGCCGGCAGCATGGACGAGCGCATCGTGCAGTTGGCGAAGGACGGTCTGAGCATCGACGGCATCGCGCTGGCGCTGCACGCCACCGACTTCTTCCTCTACCAGCGGCTGTACGCGCTCTACCGGCAGGACGCGCTGCGCGTGTCCGACGAGGCTCCCCTGCCCGCGCCGGAGCCCGGCTCGCACACCGTGGTGGTGGTGGAGGACGATGACGACGACCTGAATGCGGGCGGCGTCATCGGCTCGGAGTCGTCTTCCGACGAGGTGCTCCAGGCCGCGCAGCTCTTCCTGGACGCGGGCAACCTGCGCGACGGCGAGGCGCTGGTCCGGCGCGCGCACGAGATTGCCCCCACCGAGCACACCGCGAAGCTCCTGCGCGACGCGGAAGGCCGGCTGCTCGCGGAGCTGCGCAAGGCGCTGATGGAGCCGTCGCGGGTGCCGGCGCTGATGGTGACGCCCGCGCACCTGAAGACGCTGCCGCTCACGTCACCGGAGCGCTACCTGCTGTCGCGCATCGACGGGCGGCGGGACGTGGCGGCCATCGTGCACGTGTCGCCCCTCCAGGAGCTGGAGGCGCTGAAGTTCTTCCAGGGCTTCGTGGACACGGGGCTGGTGAAGCTCACCCCGCGTCCGCTGTCCTGA
- a CDS encoding glutaredoxin family protein, producing the protein MRVDIYSKPGCSLCVKALAVAEEVQTRLSFELYVTDILQSPDLFEAWRYDIPVVLIEGVPAFKHRVDAEGLEARIREVMNGIPIAKTVGQDG; encoded by the coding sequence ATGCGAGTCGATATCTACTCGAAACCCGGGTGTTCCCTCTGCGTGAAGGCCCTCGCCGTGGCCGAGGAGGTACAGACCCGGCTGTCGTTCGAGCTCTACGTCACCGACATCCTCCAGAGCCCGGACCTCTTCGAGGCCTGGCGTTACGACATCCCCGTGGTCCTCATCGAGGGCGTGCCCGCCTTCAAGCACCGCGTGGACGCGGAGGGGTTGGAAGCCCGGATCCGCGAGGTGATGAATGGCATACCCATTGCTAAAACCGTGGGCCAGGATGGGTAA
- a CDS encoding diguanylate cyclase domain-containing protein — protein sequence MGVKRKGAGKSGQPPTVLLVEPRAEDLERTRALLGEAGFRVVPLTRFDAAVPLFEVIRPDAVLLAAQPPDYAAVQTARRLRQVGKGTVPMMYLVDSHDRDAWRFCVEKGQCVDVVPRAVDGAELSMKLHAQMRLKQSVERAAAGEEAGTALALHDPVTGLYNRPFLLALIGLEARRTERYGGTFSVVAAEVTGWSALRKEHGKSMAERLLVYSAVVLGQTVREADAVARVGDSQFAMLLPGTPAEAVPEVLARVEARFEAARFQMEGRVVRTALELGAVSFPDTVGAPTQLLGAALQTLRRTREIRRAAGPARLMSV from the coding sequence GTGGGTGTGAAGCGCAAGGGAGCGGGAAAGTCGGGCCAGCCTCCTACGGTGCTGCTGGTGGAGCCGCGTGCGGAGGACCTGGAGCGCACCCGGGCGCTCCTGGGGGAGGCGGGCTTCCGCGTGGTGCCCCTGACGCGCTTCGACGCGGCGGTGCCCCTCTTCGAGGTGATCCGCCCGGACGCGGTGCTGTTGGCCGCGCAGCCGCCGGACTACGCGGCGGTGCAGACGGCGCGGCGCCTGCGCCAGGTGGGCAAGGGCACGGTGCCGATGATGTACCTGGTGGATTCGCACGACCGGGACGCGTGGCGCTTCTGCGTGGAGAAGGGCCAGTGCGTGGACGTGGTGCCGCGCGCGGTGGATGGCGCGGAGCTGTCCATGAAGCTGCACGCGCAGATGCGGCTGAAGCAGTCGGTGGAGCGCGCGGCGGCGGGTGAAGAGGCCGGCACGGCGCTGGCGCTGCATGACCCGGTGACGGGGCTCTACAACCGGCCGTTCCTGCTGGCCCTCATCGGGCTGGAGGCCCGCCGGACGGAGCGCTACGGCGGGACTTTCTCGGTGGTGGCGGCGGAGGTGACGGGGTGGAGCGCGCTTCGCAAGGAGCACGGCAAGAGCATGGCGGAGCGGCTGCTCGTCTACAGCGCGGTGGTGCTGGGACAGACGGTGCGCGAGGCCGACGCGGTGGCGCGGGTGGGCGACAGTCAGTTCGCCATGCTGCTGCCGGGCACGCCCGCGGAGGCGGTGCCGGAGGTGCTGGCGCGGGTGGAGGCCCGGTTCGAGGCCGCCCGTTTCCAGATGGAGGGTCGCGTGGTGCGCACGGCGCTGGAGCTGGGGGCGGTGAGCTTCCCGGACACGGTGGGGGCTCCCACCCAGTTGCTGGGCGCGGCACTGCAGACCTTGAGGCGTACACGCGAGATTCGGCGGGCGGCCGGTCCAGCCCGCTTGATGTCGGTTTGA
- a CDS encoding sigma-54-dependent transcriptional regulator → MDRIAVLVVDDEESVRTFLSELLGSSGYQVRCASSGSQALEMLSGGSFDAVLLDVVMPEMSGLEVLRRYRGTGGTAPVIVLSALSGADDAVRALKMGASDYLAKPFGNDELQDVLARALGTRVPERQATAPAPRVVLTPAEAAAEARVLISTSPAMRRARALVERIADTDVPVLLLGESGTGKEVIAREIHARSQRHGRPFIKVNCAALPGELLESELFGHERGAFTGATAEKPGKFELADQGTIFLDEIGEMAIRLQAKLLQVLQDEEFFRVGGKKSVRVDSRVVVATNRDLEKEIALGNFREDLYYRLNVVAIRLPPLRERREDVVPLTDHFLKKYGKGFMTNVSELPSEVLHAFSDYEWPGNVRELENMVRRLCVLKDPTLVLDEIHAGGRAPASAPSLPTSFGGGDEFSPPPSRHVEESARVFAAPPVSHAAVSNSGVQVLEMPARGVMLTPAPVAEASPFNAVTPQRYANPFDAPQPPPPPPPAGELSLKDIGKRAAMLAEREAILAMLQRTAWNKRRAAGKLRISYKALLYKIKECGIIDPRASAEF, encoded by the coding sequence ATGGATCGGATCGCGGTGCTGGTGGTGGATGACGAGGAGTCGGTGCGCACGTTCCTGTCCGAGCTCTTGGGCAGCTCGGGGTACCAGGTGCGCTGTGCGTCCAGCGGTTCGCAGGCGCTGGAGATGCTCTCCGGTGGCTCGTTCGACGCGGTGCTCCTGGACGTGGTGATGCCGGAGATGAGTGGCCTGGAGGTGCTCCGCCGCTACCGCGGCACGGGTGGCACGGCCCCGGTCATCGTGTTGAGCGCGCTGTCCGGCGCCGACGACGCGGTGCGCGCGCTGAAGATGGGCGCGTCCGACTATCTGGCGAAGCCCTTTGGCAACGACGAGCTGCAGGACGTGCTCGCGCGCGCCCTGGGGACCCGCGTGCCGGAGCGTCAGGCGACCGCGCCCGCGCCTCGCGTGGTGCTGACGCCCGCGGAGGCCGCGGCCGAGGCTCGCGTGCTCATCTCCACGTCGCCGGCCATGCGCCGCGCGCGTGCGCTGGTGGAGCGCATCGCGGACACGGACGTGCCGGTGCTGCTCTTGGGTGAGTCCGGTACGGGCAAGGAAGTGATTGCCCGCGAAATCCATGCGCGCAGCCAGCGCCATGGCCGGCCGTTCATCAAGGTGAACTGCGCGGCGCTGCCGGGTGAGCTGCTGGAGAGCGAGCTGTTCGGCCACGAGCGCGGCGCCTTCACGGGCGCCACGGCGGAGAAGCCGGGCAAGTTCGAGCTGGCGGATCAGGGCACCATCTTTCTGGACGAGATTGGCGAGATGGCCATCCGCCTCCAGGCGAAGCTGCTCCAGGTGCTGCAGGACGAGGAGTTCTTCCGCGTCGGTGGCAAGAAGAGCGTCCGCGTGGACAGCCGCGTGGTGGTGGCGACGAACCGCGACCTGGAGAAGGAGATCGCGCTCGGCAACTTCCGCGAGGACCTGTACTACCGCCTCAACGTGGTGGCCATCCGCCTGCCGCCCCTGCGCGAGCGCCGGGAGGACGTGGTGCCGCTCACCGACCACTTCCTCAAGAAGTACGGCAAGGGCTTCATGACGAACGTGTCCGAGCTGCCCTCCGAGGTGCTCCACGCGTTCAGCGACTACGAGTGGCCGGGCAACGTGCGCGAGCTGGAGAACATGGTCCGCCGGCTGTGCGTGCTGAAGGATCCGACCCTGGTGCTGGACGAAATCCACGCCGGTGGCCGTGCTCCGGCGAGCGCGCCGTCGCTGCCCACGTCGTTCGGCGGTGGGGACGAGTTCAGCCCGCCTCCGTCGCGCCATGTGGAAGAGTCCGCCCGCGTCTTCGCGGCGCCGCCCGTCTCCCATGCGGCGGTCTCCAACTCCGGCGTGCAGGTGCTGGAGATGCCCGCGCGTGGCGTGATGCTGACGCCCGCTCCGGTGGCGGAGGCCTCGCCGTTCAACGCCGTGACGCCGCAGCGCTACGCGAATCCGTTCGATGCGCCCCAGCCTCCGCCCCCGCCGCCTCCGGCCGGGGAGCTGTCGCTGAAGGACATCGGCAAGCGCGCGGCGATGCTCGCGGAGCGTGAGGCCATCCTCGCGATGCTCCAGCGCACCGCTTGGAACAAGCGCCGCGCCGCCGGCAAGCTGCGCATCAGCTACAAGGCGCTGCTCTACAAGATCAAGGAGTGCGGCATCATCGACCCTCGCGCGAGCGCGGAGTTCTAG
- a CDS encoding NAD-dependent epimerase/dehydratase family protein: MTAPLILLGCGYTLTRFAVAEARAGREVLATTRDASRRAVLEAAGVRVVSMEEALSRAAGAHVVDSVPPDAGLDAHLAQALGGARPSRLVYLSSTGVYGSARGHVDEATPVDTASATSRARLEAEGLFLPLGASVLRIAGIYGPGRGTSGRLKAGTLRIPESGGGRLSRIHVDDLVEVVRVVLERGGPGEIYCAADRRPATQEETASWLCQRLGLPMPPRVPLASMHESLRGDRAISAAKLEALGWTPRYPDFTTGFLAAMEEEARG, encoded by the coding sequence ATGACCGCTCCGCTCATTCTGCTCGGCTGTGGCTACACGCTCACGCGGTTCGCGGTGGCGGAGGCCCGCGCGGGCCGCGAGGTGCTGGCCACGACCCGGGATGCGTCCCGCCGCGCGGTGCTGGAGGCGGCCGGGGTTCGCGTGGTGTCCATGGAAGAGGCGCTGTCGCGAGCCGCGGGCGCGCACGTCGTGGACTCCGTTCCACCCGATGCGGGGTTGGATGCCCACCTCGCGCAAGCGCTGGGCGGTGCGCGTCCGTCGCGGCTCGTCTACCTGTCCTCCACGGGCGTCTACGGCTCCGCTCGCGGGCACGTGGATGAGGCCACGCCGGTGGACACGGCCTCCGCGACCTCGCGTGCGCGGCTGGAGGCGGAGGGCCTGTTCCTCCCGTTGGGCGCGAGCGTCCTGCGCATCGCGGGCATCTACGGCCCGGGGCGCGGCACATCCGGACGGCTGAAGGCGGGCACGCTGCGCATCCCGGAGTCGGGTGGGGGACGGCTGTCGCGCATCCACGTGGACGACCTGGTGGAGGTGGTGCGCGTGGTGCTGGAGCGCGGCGGCCCTGGCGAGATCTACTGCGCGGCCGACCGCCGCCCCGCGACACAGGAGGAGACGGCCTCCTGGCTCTGCCAGCGTCTGGGCCTTCCCATGCCGCCGCGAGTGCCGCTCGCGTCGATGCATGAGTCGCTGCGCGGCGACCGCGCCATCAGCGCCGCGAAGCTGGAGGCCCTGGGCTGGACGCCGCGCTACCCGGACTTCACCACCGGGTTCCTCGCCGCGATGGAAGAGGAAGCGCGCGGATAG
- a CDS encoding cation:proton antiporter: MLVFEIVIALLVGGAGLAALSRRLGTPYPALVALAGAVLALMPWSPELVLDPELALTLFVAPVLLDAAFDASPRDLRANWRPVAGLALGAVVLTVIAVALAVRWMVPAMPWAAAIALGAIVAPPDAAAATAVLKQLKPPHRLLVILEGESLFNDASALLIYRLALGAVAAGGVMGWSAVPMLLVVMVGSVVLGVVLSKVSLRINLFVEDVATAVITQFGSTFAVWILAERLHLSGILTTVVYAMTISRTASTLTPARIRIPSYAVWEVATFVLNVLAFVLVGFQLKTIVARFDRETWLQYTAIAAVVTVAAILARFAWVMGAGAVTRWRQRKSKSSPVTLSRGAAVLVGWCGMRGIVTLAAALALPTGHDGVAAFPYRDLILFTSFSVVLGTLVVQGMTLRPLMSRLKLDDDGEVDHEVRLARVETLRAGLEATQDAPGTEMSVLVRRRYELQLRRARQLLEEHSLPGMPAPAGPSSPWGPPTADAEMVRTSMAAGRKRLADLRANGTIGDAAFQVVEQELDWSELDLQQILRAESPE; the protein is encoded by the coding sequence ATGCTGGTGTTCGAGATCGTCATCGCGCTGCTGGTGGGAGGTGCAGGGCTGGCGGCGCTGTCCCGTCGGCTGGGCACGCCCTACCCCGCGCTGGTAGCGCTGGCGGGGGCGGTGCTGGCGCTCATGCCGTGGAGCCCGGAGCTGGTGCTGGATCCGGAGCTGGCGCTCACGCTGTTCGTCGCACCGGTGCTGCTGGACGCGGCGTTCGACGCGTCTCCTCGCGACCTGCGCGCGAACTGGCGGCCGGTGGCGGGGCTCGCCCTGGGCGCGGTGGTGCTCACGGTCATCGCGGTGGCGCTGGCGGTGCGCTGGATGGTGCCCGCGATGCCCTGGGCCGCGGCCATCGCGCTGGGCGCCATCGTCGCGCCTCCGGACGCGGCGGCGGCCACGGCGGTGCTCAAGCAGCTCAAGCCCCCGCACCGGCTGCTCGTCATCCTGGAGGGCGAAAGCCTCTTCAACGACGCGAGCGCCCTGCTCATCTACCGGCTCGCGCTGGGCGCCGTGGCCGCGGGCGGCGTGATGGGCTGGAGCGCGGTGCCCATGCTGCTGGTCGTCATGGTGGGCAGCGTGGTGCTGGGCGTGGTGCTGTCGAAGGTGAGCCTGCGCATCAACCTCTTCGTCGAGGACGTGGCCACGGCCGTCATCACGCAGTTCGGCAGCACCTTCGCGGTGTGGATCCTCGCCGAGCGGCTGCACCTGTCCGGCATCCTCACGACCGTCGTCTACGCAATGACCATCTCCCGCACGGCCTCCACGCTGACGCCCGCGCGGATCCGCATCCCGTCCTACGCGGTGTGGGAGGTGGCGACGTTCGTGCTGAACGTGCTGGCCTTCGTGCTCGTGGGCTTCCAGCTGAAGACCATCGTCGCGCGCTTCGACCGGGAGACGTGGCTGCAGTACACGGCCATCGCCGCGGTGGTGACGGTCGCGGCCATCCTCGCGCGCTTCGCGTGGGTGATGGGCGCGGGGGCCGTCACGCGCTGGAGGCAGCGCAAGTCGAAGTCCAGCCCCGTCACGCTCTCGCGAGGCGCGGCCGTGCTGGTGGGCTGGTGCGGGATGCGAGGCATCGTGACGCTGGCGGCGGCGCTGGCGCTGCCCACGGGGCATGACGGGGTCGCCGCCTTCCCCTACCGGGACCTCATCCTCTTCACCTCCTTCTCCGTGGTGCTGGGGACGCTCGTGGTGCAGGGCATGACGCTGCGGCCCCTGATGTCGCGGCTGAAACTGGACGACGACGGCGAGGTGGACCACGAGGTGCGGCTCGCGCGTGTGGAGACGCTGCGCGCGGGGCTGGAGGCCACGCAGGACGCCCCGGGCACGGAGATGTCCGTCCTGGTCCGGCGGCGCTACGAGTTGCAGCTGCGGCGCGCGCGGCAGCTCCTGGAGGAGCACTCGCTACCGGGCATGCCGGCCCCGGCGGGCCCCAGCTCTCCCTGGGGTCCGCCCACCGCGGACGCGGAAATGGTGCGCACCTCCATGGCTGCGGGGCGCAAGCGGCTGGCGGACCTCCGGGCCAACGGCACCATCGGGGACGCGGCGTTCCAGGTGGTGGAGCAGGAGCTGGACTGGTCGGAGCTCGACCTGCAGCAGATCCTCCGGGCGGAGTCGCCCGAGTAG
- a CDS encoding tetratricopeptide repeat protein, which yields MSRSLLLASFNEGVHRSMAGNHEAAVQSFDQVLAVDPRHFPALTAKAFALKQLGRTEEALKGFQRAIELDPTAADPLREAALCQLALGEPEAAALLMERAVQHNPTPGYREAAAIEVYSLGNTLLTQGRRPDKARYRLARQVFELALELSPAYVEAAKALADVWEHLGDPTQREHYTQLATRLRPASS from the coding sequence ATGTCCAGGTCGTTGCTGTTGGCGTCGTTCAACGAGGGCGTCCACCGTTCCATGGCCGGCAACCACGAGGCCGCGGTCCAGTCGTTTGATCAGGTCCTCGCCGTGGATCCACGCCACTTCCCCGCGCTCACCGCCAAGGCGTTCGCGCTCAAGCAGCTGGGGCGCACCGAGGAGGCCCTGAAGGGCTTCCAGCGCGCCATCGAGCTGGACCCGACCGCGGCGGACCCCTTGCGTGAGGCCGCGCTCTGCCAACTGGCGCTGGGTGAGCCGGAGGCCGCCGCCCTCCTGATGGAGCGGGCGGTTCAACACAACCCCACCCCCGGCTACCGCGAGGCCGCCGCCATCGAGGTCTACTCCCTGGGTAACACGCTGCTGACCCAGGGCCGGCGTCCGGACAAGGCCCGTTACCGCCTGGCCCGCCAGGTCTTCGAGCTGGCCCTGGAGCTGTCCCCCGCCTACGTGGAGGCGGCCAAGGCCCTGGCGGACGTCTGGGAGCACCTGGGCGACCCTACCCAGCGGGAGCACTACACCCAGCTGGCGACCCGGCTGCGCCCCGCCTCCTCCTGA
- a CDS encoding 3-deoxy-7-phosphoheptulonate synthase, producing MIVMLEPDSPESVVNAVLQLASQYEGVTPRAHVVQGAESTITELYLLGSTAQVPLEPFQQLPGVRQVVRVSQKYRIIGRHGGQRTTASFEYNGVTFGDNSVNLFAGLCAVDSPESVDAMMAALARCGITTTRMGAYKPRTNPYEFQGLGAKCLPYVFESAGKHGIKVIAMEVTHPRHIDEINDALKNAGNPTGVMLQVGTRNAQNFELLKVIGQQRTFPVLFKRGMGITLEESLNACEYVASEGNPKIVFCLRGVKTHLGDPHRNMVDFAHVPVVRRLTRMPVCVDPSHAIGRAEAPPDGLPDIFHAIGQGLIAGASMVLVDFHPTPEKALCDGPQALRLEQLGALQRYTNIVRAAYTEAVRNGDGTQAGAKAAAVSR from the coding sequence ATGATCGTGATGCTCGAGCCGGATTCCCCGGAATCCGTCGTGAACGCCGTCCTCCAACTCGCTTCGCAGTACGAGGGCGTCACCCCGCGTGCCCACGTGGTCCAGGGCGCCGAGTCCACCATCACGGAGCTGTACCTGCTGGGCTCCACCGCGCAGGTGCCGCTGGAGCCGTTCCAGCAGCTGCCCGGCGTGCGCCAGGTGGTCCGCGTCTCGCAGAAGTACCGCATCATCGGGCGGCACGGCGGTCAGCGCACCACGGCGAGCTTCGAGTACAACGGCGTCACCTTCGGCGACAACTCGGTGAACCTCTTCGCCGGCCTGTGCGCGGTGGACTCGCCGGAGAGCGTGGACGCGATGATGGCGGCGCTCGCCCGCTGCGGCATCACCACCACGCGCATGGGGGCCTACAAGCCGCGCACCAACCCGTATGAGTTCCAGGGCCTGGGCGCGAAGTGCCTGCCCTACGTCTTCGAGTCCGCGGGCAAGCACGGCATCAAGGTCATCGCGATGGAGGTGACGCACCCGCGCCACATCGACGAGATCAACGACGCGCTGAAGAACGCGGGCAACCCCACGGGCGTGATGCTCCAGGTGGGCACGCGCAACGCGCAGAACTTCGAGCTGCTCAAGGTGATTGGCCAGCAGCGCACCTTCCCGGTGCTCTTCAAGCGCGGCATGGGCATCACGCTGGAGGAGTCCCTCAACGCGTGCGAGTACGTGGCGAGCGAGGGCAACCCGAAGATCGTCTTCTGCCTGCGCGGCGTGAAGACGCACCTGGGTGACCCGCACCGCAACATGGTGGACTTCGCGCACGTGCCGGTGGTGCGCCGCCTCACCCGCATGCCGGTGTGCGTGGATCCGTCGCACGCCATTGGCCGCGCGGAGGCCCCGCCGGACGGGCTGCCGGACATCTTCCACGCGATTGGCCAGGGACTCATCGCGGGCGCGTCCATGGTGCTGGTGGACTTCCACCCGACGCCGGAGAAGGCGCTGTGCGACGGGCCGCAGGCGCTGCGCCTGGAGCAGCTGGGCGCGCTCCAGCGCTACACGAACATCGTGCGCGCCGCGTACACGGAGGCCGTGCGCAACGGCGACGGGACGCAGGCGGGCGCCAAGGCCGCGGCCGTCAGCCGCTGA